One part of the Rhodococcus oxybenzonivorans genome encodes these proteins:
- a CDS encoding acetyl-CoA C-acetyltransferase, whose product MPEAVIVSAVRSPIGRAMKGSLKSIRPDDLTTQMVAAALAKVPELDPTEIDDLLLGCGQPAGQSGFNIARVVAVQLGYDFLPGVTVNRYCSSSLQTTRMALHAIKAGEGDVFISGGVESVSSFVTGNADGLPNTKNPKFADAEARTGKLAEGGVAWTDPREDDLLPDVYIAMGQTAENVASATGISREEQDRWGVRSQNRAEEAIKNGFFEREITPVTLPDGTVVSTDDGPRAGTTYEAVSQLKPVFRPDGTVTAGNACPLNDGAAALVIMSDTKAKALGLTPLARIVSTGVSGLSPEIMGLGPIEAVKKALALAGKSVSDIDLFEINEAFAVQVLGSARELKIDEDKLNISGGAIALGHPFGMTGARITNTLLNNLREQDKTFGVETMCVGGGQGMAMVLERLS is encoded by the coding sequence ATGCCCGAGGCAGTAATCGTCTCTGCAGTACGTTCACCGATCGGTCGGGCCATGAAGGGCTCACTGAAGTCGATCCGCCCGGATGATCTGACGACGCAGATGGTTGCAGCGGCGCTGGCGAAGGTCCCCGAACTCGATCCCACCGAGATCGACGACCTGCTCCTGGGCTGCGGCCAGCCGGCCGGGCAGTCCGGGTTCAACATCGCGCGCGTCGTCGCCGTGCAGCTGGGCTACGACTTCCTGCCCGGTGTGACCGTCAACCGGTACTGTTCGTCCTCGCTGCAGACCACCCGCATGGCGCTGCACGCGATCAAGGCCGGCGAGGGCGATGTCTTCATCTCGGGCGGTGTCGAGTCGGTGTCGAGCTTCGTCACCGGCAACGCCGACGGTCTGCCCAACACGAAGAACCCCAAGTTCGCCGACGCCGAGGCCCGGACCGGCAAGCTCGCCGAGGGTGGCGTCGCCTGGACCGATCCGCGTGAGGACGACCTGCTGCCCGACGTCTACATCGCGATGGGTCAGACCGCCGAGAACGTGGCATCCGCCACCGGCATCAGCCGTGAGGAGCAGGACCGCTGGGGTGTCCGGTCGCAGAATCGTGCGGAGGAGGCCATCAAGAACGGATTCTTCGAGCGGGAGATCACCCCGGTCACCCTTCCCGACGGCACCGTCGTCAGCACCGACGACGGCCCGCGCGCCGGCACCACCTACGAGGCCGTCAGTCAGCTGAAGCCGGTGTTCCGGCCGGACGGCACCGTCACCGCCGGCAACGCGTGCCCGCTCAACGACGGCGCCGCCGCGCTCGTGATCATGTCGGACACGAAGGCGAAGGCCCTTGGATTGACTCCGCTGGCCCGCATCGTGTCGACCGGTGTGTCTGGTCTGTCGCCCGAGATCATGGGTCTCGGGCCGATCGAGGCCGTCAAGAAGGCGCTCGCACTGGCCGGGAAGAGTGTTTCGGACATCGACCTGTTCGAGATCAACGAGGCCTTCGCGGTCCAGGTACTCGGTTCGGCCCGTGAGCTGAAGATCGACGAGGACAAGCTGAACATCTCCGGTGGCGCCATCGCCCTCGGTCACCCGTTCGGCATGACCGGTGCCCGCATCACCAACACCCTGCTCAACAACCTGCGTGAGCAGGACAAGACGTTCGGCGTCGAGACCATGTGCGTCGGCGGAGGGCAGGGCATGGCCATGGTCCTCGAACGCCTGAGCTGA
- a CDS encoding Bax inhibitor-1/YccA family membrane protein encodes MRTTSNPVFRNLPKQEGNGGYASFGSTTAGAAQVTQQFGQPQYTQAEPYRTGPDYRSMTIDDVVTKTGITLGVLSVTAIVSYFLVSNDADLAVPFVIGGGLVGLVLVLIATFGRKMDNPAIVLAYAVAEGLFLGALSFMFTDITFGGVGGSALIGQAVLGTFGVFFGMLVVYKTGAIRVTPRLTRMIIGALIGVVVLALGNVIASFFIEGGLGLRDGGTMAIIFSLVCIGIAAFSFLLDFDAADQLIRAQAPEKAAWGVAFGLTVTLVWLYVEILRLLSYFNND; translated from the coding sequence GTGCGCACCACCAGTAACCCGGTGTTCCGTAACCTGCCCAAACAAGAGGGCAACGGCGGATACGCCTCGTTCGGATCTACGACGGCCGGCGCCGCGCAGGTCACGCAGCAGTTCGGTCAGCCTCAGTACACGCAGGCCGAGCCCTACCGCACGGGCCCCGACTACCGTTCGATGACCATCGACGATGTCGTCACGAAGACCGGGATCACACTCGGTGTGCTCTCGGTGACGGCGATCGTCTCCTACTTCCTGGTCAGCAACGATGCGGACCTGGCTGTTCCGTTCGTCATCGGTGGCGGCCTGGTCGGTCTCGTCCTCGTGCTGATCGCCACCTTCGGCCGCAAGATGGACAACCCGGCGATCGTGCTCGCCTACGCCGTCGCGGAGGGTCTGTTCCTCGGTGCGCTGTCGTTCATGTTCACCGACATCACGTTCGGTGGAGTCGGCGGTTCGGCGTTGATCGGCCAGGCAGTCCTCGGCACGTTCGGTGTGTTCTTCGGCATGCTCGTCGTCTACAAGACGGGCGCGATCCGAGTCACGCCCCGCCTGACGCGGATGATCATCGGCGCTCTCATCGGTGTCGTCGTCCTCGCCTTGGGCAACGTGATCGCCAGCTTCTTCATCGAAGGGGGGCTCGGACTGCGTGACGGCGGCACGATGGCCATCATCTTCAGCCTCGTGTGCATCGGTATCGCCGCCTTTAGCTTCCTGCTGGACTTCGACGCCGCTGACCAGCTGATCCGCGCTCAGGCGCCGGAGAAGGCCGCCTGGGGAGTCGCGTTCGGACTCACGGTCACCCTGGTGTGGCTGTACGTCGAGATCCTCCGCCTGCTGAGTTACTTCAACAACGACTAG
- a CDS encoding class I SAM-dependent methyltransferase yields the protein MLDRDSLFALLRRRPDVEAPNLVAVDAADRLILDEAATALSDAPAGSVAVIGDHYGALTLSAAVTHDSTGIRVFQDPLTGEQALARNAEAAGLTSCYRQCSLGQDLLEGVRVVLLQLPRSLSELAEIAEAIARHADPGVVVFAGGRNKHISTGMNEVLHRSFASVRATLGRQKSRVLIASGPVASARSSFPVTEHIDELGLDVVSYGAAFAGSTLDIGTRYLLDFLPRVDPAAETAVDLGCGTGILAVSLARLRPGISVIATDQSAAAVASASATARANGVADRVSTLRDDVMSTLPTGSCDVVLCNPPFHVGAAVHTGVALKMFAEAGRVLRSGGEMWTVYNSHLGYRGRLQRLVGRTDVVGRNAKFTVTRSIA from the coding sequence GTGCTCGACCGTGATTCACTGTTCGCTCTGTTGCGGCGCCGCCCCGACGTCGAGGCACCGAATCTGGTGGCCGTCGACGCCGCAGACCGCCTGATCCTCGACGAGGCCGCGACCGCTCTTTCGGACGCACCTGCGGGAAGCGTCGCCGTGATCGGGGACCACTACGGTGCGCTCACACTGAGCGCCGCGGTGACGCACGACTCCACCGGCATCCGGGTGTTCCAGGATCCGCTGACCGGGGAGCAGGCACTGGCCCGCAATGCCGAGGCGGCAGGTCTGACGTCGTGCTATCGGCAGTGCTCCCTCGGACAGGACCTACTCGAGGGTGTGCGCGTCGTCCTGCTGCAATTGCCGCGGAGCCTGAGCGAGCTCGCCGAGATCGCCGAGGCGATTGCGCGTCACGCCGACCCCGGCGTGGTGGTTTTCGCCGGCGGCCGGAACAAGCACATTTCCACCGGGATGAACGAGGTGCTCCACCGCTCGTTCGCGTCCGTGCGGGCAACGCTCGGGCGGCAGAAGTCGCGGGTGCTGATCGCGAGCGGTCCGGTGGCGTCTGCTCGGTCGAGTTTCCCGGTCACCGAACATATCGACGAGCTCGGCCTCGACGTCGTCTCCTACGGAGCCGCGTTCGCCGGTTCCACACTGGACATCGGGACCCGGTACCTCCTCGACTTCCTCCCGCGCGTGGACCCCGCCGCCGAGACCGCCGTCGACCTCGGCTGCGGCACCGGCATCCTGGCTGTCAGCCTCGCTCGGCTGCGGCCCGGCATCTCGGTCATCGCCACCGACCAGTCGGCGGCCGCGGTCGCATCCGCCTCGGCCACGGCCCGTGCCAACGGAGTCGCCGACCGGGTGAGCACACTGCGCGACGACGTGATGTCGACACTGCCCACCGGAAGTTGCGACGTCGTCCTCTGTAATCCGCCGTTCCACGTCGGCGCGGCCGTACACACCGGTGTTGCGCTGAAGATGTTCGCCGAAGCGGGACGGGTACTCCGTTCCGGTGGCGAAATGTGGACCGTGTACAACTCTCATCTCGGATATCGAGGCCGGCTGCAACGGCTGGTCGGGCGCACCGACGTGGTCGGCCGCAACGCCAAATTCACCGTGACCCGGTCGATCGCCTGA
- a CDS encoding nitroreductase has product MTDTGIAAPDTNPAARIFATLLDERISCRAFLPRQVPRQVIARILELAQQTPSWCNTQPWQVAITEGEGTERFRTGLAEYVRSHPQESDFDFPREYRGEHKLRRRECAMQLYSSVGIAPGDRAASAEQTMKNFDLFGAPHVAIVTTHEALGTYGAVDCGLYVDSFLLAAQSLGVATIPQAALAGSSPYIRDFFSLSEERKVVCGVSFGYADTENPVNQFRTHRESVDNVVEWVSQ; this is encoded by the coding sequence GTGACCGACACCGGAATTGCGGCACCCGACACGAACCCGGCCGCACGTATTTTCGCGACGCTTCTCGACGAGCGGATCAGTTGCCGGGCCTTTCTGCCCCGTCAGGTGCCGCGTCAGGTGATCGCGCGGATCCTCGAGTTGGCGCAGCAGACGCCGTCGTGGTGCAACACGCAGCCGTGGCAGGTAGCGATCACGGAAGGAGAAGGGACCGAACGGTTTCGTACGGGACTCGCAGAGTACGTGCGCAGCCATCCGCAAGAATCGGACTTCGACTTTCCCCGCGAGTACCGGGGCGAGCACAAGCTGCGTCGCCGGGAATGTGCCATGCAGCTGTATTCGAGTGTGGGCATAGCGCCCGGGGACCGGGCGGCCTCGGCCGAACAGACCATGAAGAATTTCGACCTCTTCGGGGCACCGCACGTCGCGATCGTCACCACCCATGAAGCTCTCGGAACGTACGGCGCCGTCGACTGCGGCCTGTACGTCGACAGCTTTCTCCTCGCGGCGCAGAGCCTCGGGGTCGCCACCATTCCCCAGGCGGCGCTCGCAGGAAGTTCGCCCTATATCCGCGACTTCTTCTCGCTGTCGGAGGAGCGCAAAGTCGTCTGCGGTGTCTCGTTCGGCTACGCCGACACCGAGAACCCGGTCAACCAATTCCGTACCCACCGCGAAAGCGTCGATAACGTGGTCGAGTGGGTGTCGCAGTAA
- a CDS encoding Fur family transcriptional regulator, which yields MDTHTRLAGLLRGASLRVTAPRVAVLTEVHRQPHSDADTIATGVRNQLGSVSTQAVYDVLRALTEAVLIRRIEPPGSPARYETRVGDNHHHVVCRKCGSIRDIDCSVGEAPCLTPDSTHGFVIDEAEVLYWGTCPDCHAHASATSG from the coding sequence GTGGACACACACACTCGGCTGGCCGGCCTGCTCCGTGGTGCTTCGCTGCGAGTGACGGCGCCCCGGGTAGCGGTCCTCACCGAGGTCCATCGGCAACCGCACTCGGACGCCGACACCATCGCGACCGGCGTGCGTAACCAGCTGGGTTCGGTGTCGACCCAGGCTGTATACGACGTTTTGCGAGCCCTCACCGAAGCCGTGCTGATCCGTCGTATCGAACCGCCCGGATCCCCGGCTCGCTACGAGACCAGAGTCGGTGACAACCACCACCACGTCGTGTGCCGAAAGTGCGGTTCGATACGCGACATCGACTGTTCCGTAGGCGAAGCACCCTGCCTTACACCCGATTCCACCCACGGTTTCGTCATCGACGAAGCCGAGGTTCTCTATTGGGGCACCTGCCCCGACTGCCACGCGCACGCGTCGGCCACCAGCGGGTGA
- a CDS encoding class II glutamine amidotransferase gives MCRLFGLSAAPHRVRASFWLLDAPDSLTQQSHREPDGTGLGTFAEDGTPVVEKQPLAAYEDTEFAQEVKHRYSSTFVAHIRFATTGELLPANTHPFTLRGRIFAHNGVIGNLAALDTELGSDLDLVEGDTDSERFFALVTRHIDRNGGDVTAGISTAAQWVAGNLPVYALNLVLTTPEELWALRYPDTHDLLVLERRPGGPSGSRHLQHTSSSGRVRARSEHLAQHSAVIVASEQMDEDPGWTPLRPGELLHVDRNLTVSREVVLDRPPRDLIHLDDLDSRAAAAQLEK, from the coding sequence ATGTGCCGGTTGTTCGGACTGTCCGCTGCTCCACATCGTGTCCGTGCTTCGTTCTGGTTGCTCGATGCGCCGGACAGCCTGACGCAGCAGAGTCACCGGGAACCGGACGGCACCGGGCTGGGAACGTTCGCCGAAGACGGCACTCCCGTGGTGGAGAAACAGCCGCTGGCCGCCTACGAGGACACCGAGTTCGCGCAGGAAGTGAAGCACCGGTATTCGAGTACGTTCGTCGCGCACATACGATTCGCCACCACGGGCGAACTGTTACCGGCGAACACACACCCGTTCACACTGCGCGGCCGGATCTTTGCGCACAACGGCGTGATCGGGAACTTGGCGGCTCTCGACACCGAATTGGGCTCCGACCTGGACCTCGTCGAAGGTGACACCGATTCGGAGCGCTTCTTCGCCCTCGTGACCCGGCACATCGACCGGAACGGTGGCGACGTCACGGCTGGGATCAGCACAGCGGCGCAATGGGTGGCGGGCAATCTGCCCGTCTACGCCCTCAACCTGGTGCTCACCACCCCGGAGGAACTCTGGGCGCTGCGCTATCCGGACACACACGACCTCCTCGTTCTCGAACGACGACCCGGCGGCCCGAGCGGAAGCAGGCATCTGCAACACACCAGTAGCTCAGGCCGAGTCCGGGCCCGGTCCGAGCACCTCGCTCAGCATTCCGCGGTGATCGTCGCGAGCGAACAGATGGACGAGGACCCGGGGTGGACCCCGCTACGGCCGGGCGAGCTGCTGCACGTCGATCGGAACCTCACAGTCAGTCGCGAGGTGGTTCTCGACCGACCACCCCGCGACCTCATTCATCTCGACGACCTCGACAGCCGGGCAGCCGCCGCACAGCTCGAAAAGTAG